Proteins from a single region of Megachile rotundata isolate GNS110a chromosome 7, iyMegRotu1, whole genome shotgun sequence:
- the GABPI gene encoding zinc finger DHHC-type palmitoyltransferase GABPI, which translates to MTVWERLRNPCGWRAGAKQISVDAMIPIFAVPTLAVIAAQTVLCTVIIFVATPILVYYLHHNFLRFLLRTKFFLMWTITSVIMLMLIFEISVVPLLEILPEENVVFIICVVGGIWCGYVTKVNADSATQESTLLQGLELGEGSGELCITCRRRAPPKAHHCRMCQTCILNREYHCKWLDCCIGSSNLKWYLACLLFSAIAFIYGSNLTMTSVCHPFIVIGTILLPDDCSDVYHQLDIALCFVSALYSLLVGLVVVCYLIYHLWLIYLGTTSNERRLLEAGSQYDHGMLKNVSRLFCCKT; encoded by the exons atgactgTATGGGAGAGGTTGCGGAATCCCTGTGGCTGGAGAGCTGGTGCTAAACAGATTTCAGTCGATGCGATGATACCGATTTTTGCAGTCCCGACTTTGGCGGTGATAGCCGCACAGACAGTGTTATGTACTGTAATTATATTTGTTGCAACGCCGATATTGGTGTACTATTTACATCATAATTTTCTGAGGTTCTTACTACGTACTAAATTCTTTTTAATGTGGACAATCACTAGCGTTATCATGTTGATGCTAATCTTTGAAATAAGCGTTGTACCATTGTTAGAAATATTACCAGAAGAGAATGTAGTGTTTATCATTTGTGTTGTGGGAGGCATATGGTGTGGCTATGTAACTAAAGTAAATGCTGATTCCGCTACTCAGGAGAGTACTCTTTTGCAAGGCTTGGAACTCGGTGAAGGAAGCGGAGAGCTTTGCATTACGTGTAGAAGAAGAGCACCTCCTAAAGCACATCATTGTAGGATGTGTCAAACTTGTATTCTCAATAGGGAATATCATTGCAAATG gcTGGATTGTTGTATAGGTTCAAGCAACTTAAAGTGGTATCTGGCATGTTTACTCTTCTCTGCTATAGCTTTCATCTATGGTTCTAATTTAACTATGACTAGCGTTTGTCATCCTTTCATAGTTATTGGCACTATCCTTTTACCAGATGATTGCAGCGACGTGTACCATCAATTGGA CATTGCCCTTTGCTTCGTCTCTGCTCTCTACAGCTTGCTCGTTGGGCTAGTGGTagtttgttatttaatatatcATCTTTGGTTAATTTACCTTGGCACAACATCGAACGAACGTCGCCTTCTTGAAGCTGGAAGCCAGTATGACCATGGGATGTTGAAAAATGTGTCTCGATTGTTTTGCTGCAAAACttag
- the LOC100874723 gene encoding uncharacterized protein LOC100874723, with protein sequence MVHLNEATEDLMGQLMKVNIFHRLEKLEMAKDDEKTFLDPNVVMDERHRTLRENFLLTSAERSALAEAKRSFTEEETKELYMKKQQRYFDRELKKFEMELRRSRPKFSKHSSYRKKNLAPSNDENFWETFKRIRSKPNIGGKPEKNKGITDTVRKENTVTEIPKDKNEIPSSGNIKVTIKDKLNFEPQTQRLHLLKKYFDILRENALEEQRIRDIKTKIRQSMISKLTRKYFDIWRTRVKCKKITESKNTQVKEILEERRIELFINAVTERQKELMKNRKPKNRVVVKESNSACSKKKNVHCKHVIVESPAQNRLIAQKRIIEKQKAKLDEQNRIIEELKLKQMQEEISKASKETVNMAKETFTHLGQRTRRTLIHLMKQSGYRDENLTEPRQPSAPPEFLLRMEARAEARRKRVKLAEESRRKRLEEQKRKEEAARMEEEQTKRRLEREALAETKRLRKEREEHRLREIERFQKLNCIADEFYRKCLLRHCMRPLIALIELNKKNMKKAEDHYRERLTWKAFTAWKKEAETRCMIKTELANSIYSKNLIIRIFEQWRDTVKEANLKYQVATDFHDMKLLDKYFKLWHIKTVEFKTEEEKKIQIAYSHYENRLKIKYFNVWKKYITIVADIKESEKRKDELRQLVQKVIPDFNPKQRGVALED encoded by the exons ATGGTGCACTTAAACGAAGCAACGGAAGACCTTATGGGCCAATTAATGAAGGTGAACATTTTTCATCGTCTGGAGAAGCTTGAAATGGCAAAAGATGACGAAAAAACGTTCCTTGATCCAAACGTGGTAATGGATGAGAGACATCGAACACTACGAGAAAATTTTCTTCTTACATCCGCAGAACGCTCAGCTTTGGCTGAAGCGAAAAG atCGTTTACAGAAGAAGAGACGAAAGAATTATATATGAAGAAGCAACAACGATACTTCGACAGAGAactaaagaaatttgaaatggaATTGCGCAGATCTCGGCCGAAGTTCTCGAAACATTCTTCGTACCGGAAAAAAAATCTGGCGCCATCGAATGATGAGAACTTTTGGGAAACGTTTAAAAGAATAAGAAGCAAG CCAAATATAGGAGGAAAACCAGAGAAGAATAAAGGAATTACGGATACTGTTCGAAAAGAAAATACAGTAACAGAGATTCCAAAGGACAAAAATGAAATACCAAGTTCAGGAAACATCAAAGTAACGATTAAAGATAAACTTAATTTCGAACCGCAAACACAACGTTTACATCTTTTAAAAAAGTATTTCGATATTCTGAGAGAAAATGCATTAGAAGAACAACGAATTCGAGACATTAAAACGAAGATTCGACAAAGCATGATTTCAAAACTAACAAGAAAGTATTTCGATATTTGGAGAACACGAGTGAAATGTAAAAAAATCACCGAATCGAAAAACACACAGGTGAAAGAAATATTGGAAGAACGAAGAATAGAATTGTTCATAAACGCTGTTACAGAACGTCAAAAAGAATTAATGAAAAATCGTAAACCGAAGAACAGAGTGGTTGTAAAAGAATCGAACAGTGCATGttcgaaaaagaaaaacgtACACTGTAAGCACGTTATCGTGGAGTCGCCGGCACAAAACCGATTGATCGCGCAGAAACGGATTATAGAGAAGCAGAAAGCTAAATTGGATGAACAGAACAGGATtattgaggaattgaaattgaaacagATGCAAGAAGAGATATCTAAGGCGAGTAAGGAGACGGTGAATATGGCGAAAGAGACGTTCACGCATCTGGGTCAAAGGACAAGAAGAACTTTGATTCACTTGATGAAACAATCTGGATATAG GGACGAAAACTTAACGGAACCCCGTCAACCATCCGCCCCGCCAGAATTTTTGTTAAGGATGGAAGCTCGAGCAGAGGCCAGACGAAAAAGAGTTAAACTAGCAGAGGAATCGCGCAGGAAGAGATTGGAGGAgcagaaaagaaaggaagaagctGCCAGAATGGAGGAGGAACAGACGAAGAGAAGATTAGAACGAGAG GCTTTGGCCGAGACGAAAAGATTAAGGAAAGAGCGGGAAGAACATCGTTTACGCGAAATCGAAAGGTTTcagaaattaaattgtatagCAGATGAATTTTACAGAAAGTGTCTGTTAAGACATTGTATGAGACCATTGATAGCACTTATAgaattaaataagaaaaatatgaaaaaagctGAAGACCATTATCGAGAACGGTTGACGTGGAAGGCATTTACAGCTTGGAAAAAAGAAGCTGAAACTCGATGTATGATTAAAACTGAACTCGCTAACTCGATCTatagtaaaaatttgataataagaatattTGAACAATGGAGAGACACGGTCAAGGAAGCGAATCTCAAGTACCAAGTTGCCACAGATTTTCATGACATGAAACTTTtagacaaatattttaaattatggcATATAAAAACTGTTGAATTTAAAACAGAAGAGGAGAAGAAAATCCAGATAGCTTATAGTCATTACGAAAatcgattaaaaattaaatacttcaaCGTTTGGAAGAAGTATATCACGATAGTGGCTGATATTAAAGAAAGCGAAAAGAGGAAAGACGAATTACGGCAATTAGTTCAGAAGGTGATTCCTGATTTTAATCCTAAACAGAGAGGCGTAGCTCTggaagattaa
- the LOC100883082 gene encoding PR domain zinc finger protein 10 produces the protein MDPRGPPEGAPVSSFEIPNIDKITDTSVNWPIDHSLSSSMCEQPKKMNHNKLLFLTVEYVEDHSREYSRLFPTYEQVSFSPRPSSPLSDFEHRVSPLDPNMSSAARYSPTPVQLPPSPFHNSVVVLQGSSPLISPSESNERTNVHYVSQLTHPIDTQNVQQSDTTADFVANENEEQLVPSVGSELILMQESNSGLESATAPLMLTGMPSTDFTLSRDFLVMQDDQINVINSFKTQNLDVDDPTVSSSVENSKKKNSTDPLAMPKEQVNEILAPTKEKKDHEKQNVRRSKRRINDKKNFCCDECDDVCTGDNCTSHNVCTIADQPVPSRAIATLPGSYLSINKLPTSEIISGGSDYGVFAKRYIQKRTQFGPIEGILYPYDGTPFKNELPLLYETEDKELLKIDVSNENASNWMRFVRPAFTYKEQNLIICQQRDGIVFLTTRSILPKEELRAGPSTDYAIRRNLIPLKPVQESKDDKEHKNQLSGWSRLEDNHSRRVKAFRGRNLKEKENSRQNNSKEWKCSVCGLIFRKPLLLNLHTLAHSTDKVKTKIQSTVCPQCGLQFQKQKELINHISQHGRLSLTKTKRLTSLSTYKCSMCYKRFATKVRLQQHCLVHGAEDQKPLPCNICFKRFMNNSALSCHLKTHRENKQLFECPMCRQLFSQSVTLKEHIETHKKEDGTFSCPYCQRIFIKYSVIRKHIRAHHCERKHKCQICAKRFATVDKLQMHLLKHSDHREFHCANCGKQFKRKDKLKEHMTKLHNSQTATEEQMSQVTQTKKFVPKVNPNDYNRFIYKCHQCLVGFKRRGMLVNHLAKRHPDVAPESVPELNLPILRQTRDYYCQYCDKVYKSSSKRKAHIMKNHPGAALPPSNRQKESDYSDLPNPTFSQTVGSITTTPQGCQWCHKQYASKAKLLQHQRKKHSNLMEPADQVPRSRNRQPQNQNQPPVLIEDHFVLSDYIQACDTNSEFFKPRIIKISDDVDLISNGLEIVGQQFVRMRDIR, from the exons ATGGATCCAAGGGGCCCTCCTGAGGGGGCCCCTGTCAGCTCTTTTGAGATCCCTAATATTGACAAAATAACTGACACTTCAGTAAATTGGCCTATTGATCATTCTCTTTCTTCATCAATGTGCGAACAGCCCAAAAAGATGAATCATAATAAATTACTGTTTTTAACT GTGGAGTACGTGGAAGATCACTCTCGAGAGTATTCTCGTTTATTTCCAACTTACGAACAAGTTTCGTTTTCTCCTAGACCCTCTTCTCCTCTTTCTGATTTTGAACATCGTGTTAGTCCCCTTGACCCAAATATGAGTTCAGCTGCTAGATATTCACCTACTCCAGTCCAACTTCCACCATCTCCTTTTCATAATTCTGTTGTTGTTCTGCAAGGTTCTTCTCCTTTAATATCTCCATCCGAGTCAAATGAAAGGACAAACGTTCACTATGTTTCCCAGCTGACGCATCCAATTGATACACAGAATGTACAGCAGTCAGATACTACTGCTGATTTTGTTGCCAATGAAAATGAAGAACAACTAGTTCCTAGTGTTGGTAGCGAATTGATTTTGATGCAAG AATCTAATTCTGGATTAGAATCAGCAACAGCTCCCTTGATGTTAACAGGAATGCCAAGTACAGATTTTACATTGAGTAGAGATTTTCTTGTTATGCAGGATGATCAAATAAATGtgataaattcatttaaaacacAGAATCTTGATGTAGATGATCCAACGGTTTCATCATCTGTGGAGAATTCCAAGAAAAAAAATAGTACAGATCCTTTAGCTATGCCTAAAGAAcaagttaatgaaattttagCACCTACTAAAGAAAAGAAAGATCATGAAAAACAGAATGTTAGACGTTCTAAACGCCgtataaatgataaaaaaaattttt GTTGTGATGAATGTGATGATGTATGCACTGGAGATAATTGCACTTCCCATAATGTATGTACAATAGCAGATCAGCCTGTACCATCGCGTGCTATAGCAACACTGCCAGGATCATAtctttcaataaataaattacccaCTAGTGAAATTATATCAGGCGGATCTGATTATGGGGTATTTGCAAAGCGTTATATACAAAAACGTACTCAATTTGGTCCTATAGAAGGTATTTTATATCCTTATGATGGTACaccatttaaaaatgaattaccaTTGCTTTATGAAACTGAAGATAAGGAACTTCTTAAAATTGACGTTTCAAACGAAA ATGCTTCAAATTGGATGCGTTTCGTTAGACCCGCATTTACGTACaaagaacaaaatttaataatttgtcaaCAACGTGATGGAATAGTATTTTTGACTACAAGAAGCATTTTACCAAAGGAAGAATTAAGGGCTGGTCCCAGTACTGATTATGCAATTCGTAGGAACTTAATACCGCTTAAACCTGTACAAGAATCAAAAGATGATAAAG AACATAAAAATCAATTATCCGGATGGTCACGTCTGGAAGATAATCATTCGCGTCGTGTGAAAGCATTCCGGGGcagaaatttaaaagaaaaggaaaattcCAGACAAAATAACTCTAAGGAATGGAAATGTTCAGTTTGTggtttaatttttagaaaaccgCTGTTGCTTAATTTACACACTCTTGCTCATAGCACTGATAAAGTAAAAACAAAGATTCAGTCTACAGTCTGTCCACAATGTGGATTACAGTTTCAAAAACAGAAAGAGTTGATTAATCATATTTCGCAACATGGAAGGTTATCTTTAACAAAGACGAAAAGATTGACTTCTTTATCTACGTATAAGTGTTCAATGTGTTATAAACGTTTTGCAACAAAAGTACGACTGCAGCAGCACTGTTTGGTGCATGGTGCTGAAGACCAAAAACCACTGCCATGTAATATTTGCTTTAAAAGATTCATGAATAATTCAGCGCTATCTTGTCATTTAAAAACACACAGAg AGAACAAACAGCTGTTTGAATGTCCCATGTGTCGGCAATTATTTAGTCAAAGCGTAACGCTAAAAGAACACATTGAAACTCATAAAAAAGAAGATGGTACATTTAGCTGTCCTTACTGccaaagaatatttattaaatattcagttATTCGTAAACATATTAGAGCTCATCATTGTGAAAGAAAACATAAATGTCAGATTTGTGCGAAGCGATTTGCGACGGTTGACAAACTACAAATGCATTTACTGAAACATTCTGATCATAG AGAATTTCATTGCGCAAATTGTGGCAAACAGTTTAAAAGAAAAGATAAGCTAAAAGAACATATGACTAAATTGCACAATTCACAAACTGCTACGGAAGAACAAATGTCACAGGTtacacaaactaaaaaatttgtcccaaag gTAAATCCTAATGATTATAACCGTTTCATTTATAAATGTCACCAATGTCTAGTGGGTTTTAAACGAAGGGGAATGCTCGTAAATCATTTGGCAAAACGTCATCCTGACGTTGCACCTGAATCTGTACCAGAATTAAATTTACCCATTTTACGCCAGACGAGAGATTATTATTGCCAATATTGTGATAAG GTTTATAAAAGTAGCAGTAAACGTAAAGCGCATATCATGAAAAATCATCCAGGAGCTGCTTTACCGCCGAGCAACAGGCAGAAAGAGTCTGATTATTCCGATTTACCTAATCCGACATTTAGTCAAACAGTTGGTAGTATCACAACCACACCACAAGGTTGCCAATGGTGTCATAAACAATATGCTAGCAAG GCAAAGCTTTTGCAACATCAACGAAAAAAACATTCCAATTTGATGGAACCAGCTGATCAAGTACCGCGATCACGTAACCGGCAACCACAGAATCAGAATCAACCCCCTGTACTTATTGAAGATCATTTTGTGTTATCCGATTACATTCAAGCATGTGATACAAATTCCGAATTTTTTAAACCAAGAATAATCAAGATATCCGATGACGTTGATCTGATAAGTAACGGATTGGAAATTGTTGGACAACAGTTTGTTCGTATGCGTGACATACGTTGA
- the LOC105664149 gene encoding potassium channel subfamily K member 13-like isoform X2, producing MCMCTGLGEDNTRFILLFVVLVVYMLTGAALFQQLEADLEVRQAAEFWRVYHTFRRHHLQRGPVAIQRLDELLYAYGNASSSGIINKSRRWDFSGSFHFVSTIVSTIGYGNTTPQTTTGKVLAVLYGFFGCSGGILFFNLFLERIITFLAWILRNVHARHLKRRVRKNSLSTSRSFKSTAEEKPTLPDILDDDDGSLNMEEWKPSVYLVMLFLSIVCCIIACCAATVYAPLEGWKYVDALYFCFISFTTIGFGDFVSTEKSHYPYVYWYRIANFLFLLIGCCCTYSLLNVTSIIIKQGLNYVIRKIQCRNQEMAASHLPRRKSYMSTVYFSKRRGTRVAARDSFKGDDSDTSRRMSGELISMKDFFSANNVSLIVMQKQLHEMAQSQKGSSIATTSNAAHKPDAVGPLAIVSEKFQSKVSRNR from the exons ATGTGCATGTGCACTGGCCTCGGGGAGGACAACACAAGGTTTATCCTTCTTTTCGTTGTCCTAGTAGTGTACATGTTAACTGGAGCTGCACTCTTTCAACAACTAGAAGCTGACCTTGAAGTTCGACAG GCGGCAGAATTTTGGCGCGTATATCATACTTTTCGAAGACATCATCTACAACGTGGGCCGGTCGCTATACAAAGATTAGACGAACTGTTGTATGCTTATGGAAACGCGTCATCATCAGGCATCATCAACAAAAGTCGACGATGGGATTTTTCTGGAAGTTTTCACTTCGTGAGCACCATTGTTTCCACAATTG GCTATGGAAACACTACGCCGCAAACGACTACTGGCAAAGTACTTGCTGTTCTCTACGGCTTTTTCGGTTGTTCCG GTGGAATTTTATTCTTCAATTTATTTCTGGAAAGAATCATCACGTTTCTCGCTTGGATTCTGCGCAATGTGCATGCACGCCATTTGAAAAGACGCGTCCGGAAAAATTCCTTGAGTACAAGTCGTTCATTCAAATCGACAGCAGAAGAAAAGCCTACTTTGCCCGATATACTTGACGATGATGATGGCAGCTTGAATATGGAAGAATGGAAACCAAGTGTATACTTGGTTATGCTTTTTCTTTCAATCGTATGTTGTATTATAGCTTGTTGCGCTGCCACCGTTTATGCTCCCCTCGAGGGTTGGAAGTACGTGGACGCGCTTTACTTTTGTTTTATTAGCTTTACGACTATCGGTTTTGGGGATTTCGTTAGTACCGAAAAATCACATTACCCATACGTTTATTG GTATCGTATCGCTAATTTTTTATTCCTGCTGATCGGCTGCTGCTGCACGTATTCCCTATTAAACGTAACATCGATTATAATAAAGCAGGGATTAAATTACGTAATACGTAAGATACAATGCAGAAATCAAGAAATGGCTGCGTCGCATTTACCGAGAAGGAAGTCCTACATGTCTACAGTATATTTTTCCAAAAGAAGAGGAACCAGAGTAGCTGCGAGGGATTCCTTTAAGGGAGATGATTCAGATACATCTAGAAGGATGTCTGGAGAATTGATTTCTATGAAGGATTTTTTCTCAGCTAACAATGTTTCTTTAATTGTCATGCAAAAACAATTGCATGAAATGGCTCAGTCGCAGAAAGGAAGTTCAATTGCGACAACATCTAATGCGGCTCATAAACCCGATGCCGTTGGGCCTTTAGCTATTGTCAGCGAAAAATTTCAAAGCAAAGTTTCCAGGAATAGATAA
- the LOC105664149 gene encoding potassium channel subfamily K member 13-like isoform X1: MCMCTGLGEDNTRFILLFVVLVVYMLTGAALFQQLEADLEVRQAAEFWRVYHTFRRHHLQRGPVAIQRLDELLYAYGNASSSGIINKSRRWDFSGSFHFVSTIVSTIGYGNTTPQTTTGKVLAVLYGFFGCSGSNYYYQLLQRNVITVNLIHFNLPRGTGGILFFNLFLERIITFLAWILRNVHARHLKRRVRKNSLSTSRSFKSTAEEKPTLPDILDDDDGSLNMEEWKPSVYLVMLFLSIVCCIIACCAATVYAPLEGWKYVDALYFCFISFTTIGFGDFVSTEKSHYPYVYWYRIANFLFLLIGCCCTYSLLNVTSIIIKQGLNYVIRKIQCRNQEMAASHLPRRKSYMSTVYFSKRRGTRVAARDSFKGDDSDTSRRMSGELISMKDFFSANNVSLIVMQKQLHEMAQSQKGSSIATTSNAAHKPDAVGPLAIVSEKFQSKVSRNR, from the exons ATGTGCATGTGCACTGGCCTCGGGGAGGACAACACAAGGTTTATCCTTCTTTTCGTTGTCCTAGTAGTGTACATGTTAACTGGAGCTGCACTCTTTCAACAACTAGAAGCTGACCTTGAAGTTCGACAG GCGGCAGAATTTTGGCGCGTATATCATACTTTTCGAAGACATCATCTACAACGTGGGCCGGTCGCTATACAAAGATTAGACGAACTGTTGTATGCTTATGGAAACGCGTCATCATCAGGCATCATCAACAAAAGTCGACGATGGGATTTTTCTGGAAGTTTTCACTTCGTGAGCACCATTGTTTCCACAATTG GCTATGGAAACACTACGCCGCAAACGACTACTGGCAAAGTACTTGCTGTTCTCTACGGCTTTTTCGGTTGTTCCGGTAGcaattattattaccaattgTTACAGAGAAATGTTATTACGGTCAACTTAATACATTTTAATCTTCCCCGTGGCACAGGTGGAATTTTATTCTTCAATTTATTTCTGGAAAGAATCATCACGTTTCTCGCTTGGATTCTGCGCAATGTGCATGCACGCCATTTGAAAAGACGCGTCCGGAAAAATTCCTTGAGTACAAGTCGTTCATTCAAATCGACAGCAGAAGAAAAGCCTACTTTGCCCGATATACTTGACGATGATGATGGCAGCTTGAATATGGAAGAATGGAAACCAAGTGTATACTTGGTTATGCTTTTTCTTTCAATCGTATGTTGTATTATAGCTTGTTGCGCTGCCACCGTTTATGCTCCCCTCGAGGGTTGGAAGTACGTGGACGCGCTTTACTTTTGTTTTATTAGCTTTACGACTATCGGTTTTGGGGATTTCGTTAGTACCGAAAAATCACATTACCCATACGTTTATTG GTATCGTATCGCTAATTTTTTATTCCTGCTGATCGGCTGCTGCTGCACGTATTCCCTATTAAACGTAACATCGATTATAATAAAGCAGGGATTAAATTACGTAATACGTAAGATACAATGCAGAAATCAAGAAATGGCTGCGTCGCATTTACCGAGAAGGAAGTCCTACATGTCTACAGTATATTTTTCCAAAAGAAGAGGAACCAGAGTAGCTGCGAGGGATTCCTTTAAGGGAGATGATTCAGATACATCTAGAAGGATGTCTGGAGAATTGATTTCTATGAAGGATTTTTTCTCAGCTAACAATGTTTCTTTAATTGTCATGCAAAAACAATTGCATGAAATGGCTCAGTCGCAGAAAGGAAGTTCAATTGCGACAACATCTAATGCGGCTCATAAACCCGATGCCGTTGGGCCTTTAGCTATTGTCAGCGAAAAATTTCAAAGCAAAGTTTCCAGGAATAGATAA
- the Ccdc85 gene encoding coiled-coil domain-containing protein 85 produces MSNKSKSQPQQQQQQQQQQQHPSHVIKTTVDQVPPRYQPPPQPTSGILKNHPHFVANPAVPTSVSTSVQGPTATLNHHQSTQQRPVSQQKDAQSKYSPRIEHRHHPQGGNTLIAPVTKTQPHSYLQAKVGQGQYLPPNGQYPTVNSTQTPPIRQRISDDEFLRLGPVEMLKFVRKTESDIARLAAEQNRQIQSLLSELRALKEANQRLSDDNQELRDLCCFLDDDRQKGRKLAREWQRFGRYTASVMRQEVSAYQNKLRQLDNKQQELIKDNLELKELCLYLDEERGGGQRDDGDGSSSSTNAEETAPPRPRHISTFNDQTMQYVRSLEQRVKQLEEDKSVLQARAQGWEVQPGEIWGNQNSPSENPHIGGRPEAVVRALQVLEVREQLEREEGGHDGEKALVREMCNVVWRKLEEGPQTRH; encoded by the exons ATGTCCAATAAGAGTAAGTCCCAgccgcagcagcagcagcaacagcagcagcagcagcaacatcCTTCGCACGTGATTAAAACGACAGTGGACCAAGTACCGCCGCGATATCAGCCACCGCCGCAACCGACCAGCGGTATCCTCAAGAATCATCCTCATTTCGTCGCTAACCCTGCTGTGCCGACCTCCGTGTCAACTTCGGTTCAAGGTCCAACCGCGACCTTGAATCATCATCAGTCGACGCAACAGCGACCGGTGTCGCAGCAAAAGGATGCGCAGAGCAAGTATTCGCCGAGGATAGAGCACCGACATCATCCTCAAGGCGGAAACACGTTGATTGCACCCGTCACCAAAACCCAACCGCATAGTTACCTTCAGGCCAAGGTCGGCCAAGGTCAGTACTTGCCGCCTAACGGTCAATATCCCACGGTAAACAGTACACAAACACCGCCGATCAGACAGAGGATCAGCGACGACGAGTTCCTGAGGCTCGGACCCGTGGAGATGCTCAAGTTTGTCCGTAAGACCGAGAGCGACATCGCGAGGCTTGCTGCCGAGCAAAATCGACAGATACAGAGCTTG ttaaGCGAATTGCGAGCGTTGAAAGAGGCAAACCAAAGATTAAGCGATGATAATCAGGAACTACGGGATCTCTGTTGTTTCCTGGACGATGATCGACAGAAAGGGCGAAAATTGGCAAGGGAGTGGCAAAGATTTGGACGATACACGGCAAGCGTCATGCGACAGGAAGTTTCCGCTTACCAAAATAAGTTACGACAATTGGACAACAAGCAACAAGAGTTGATCAAGGACAATCTTGAATTGAAGGAACTGTGCCTTTATCTGGACGAAGAAAGAGGAGGTGGTCAAAGAGATGACGGAGATGGTTCGAGTTCCAGCACCAACGCTGAGGAAACTGCACCTCCTAGACCTAGACATATTTCTACTTTTAACG ATCAAACTATGCAATATGTAAGGAGTTTGGAACAACGCGTAAAACAACTCGAAGAAGACAAGAGCGTTCTGCAAGCACGCGCTCAAGGATGGGAAGTGCAACCcggtgaaatttggggaaatcaAAATAGTCCCAGTGAAAATCCCCATATAGGAGGTCGGCCAGAAGCAGTAGTACGAGCTCTTCAAGTTCTCGAGGTTCGAGAACAACTTGAAAGAGAAGAGGGTGGCCACGACGGAGAGAAGGCCTTGGTCAGAGAAATGTGCAAT GTTGTTTGGCGAAAATTGGAAGAAGGTCCACAAACGAGGCACTGA
- the Gale gene encoding UDP-galactose 4'-epimerase: MASETWNVMVTGGAGYIGSHTVLELVQAGFEVVVIDNLSNAYKGDNDAKPECLLRVEKLINKQITFIPCDITNINDLRNVFKKHKFHCILHFAALKAVGESCEKPLEYYKTNVCGTLNLLKVMREYNVTRFIYSSSATVYGTPEKLPLAENMKTGQCTNPYGKTKYMVEEILKDLCTSDEAWSVISLRYFNPVGAHPSGLIGEDPNGIPNNLMPYIAQVSVGKREVLYIYGNDYDTPDGTGVRDYIHITDLATGHVKAMIYQKLKNPTGFKAINLGTGKGYSVLEVVQAFEKASGQKIPYKIVNRRPGDVSASYADPSLANKELGWQATKNIDDMCLDTWKWQQNNPNGYKRY, encoded by the exons ATGGCAAGTGAAACCTGGAATGTAATGGTGACGGGGGGTGCTGGGTACATTGGTTCTCATACAGTATTGGAACTAGTACAAGCTGGTTTTGAGGTGGTGGTAATAGACAACCTTAGTAATGCTTATAAAG GAGATAATGATGCAAAACCTGAATGTTTATTGAGAGTAGAAAAGttaataaacaaacaaattaCATTCATTCCCTGTGATATTACAAATATCAATGACCTgagaaatgtatttaaaaag CACAAATTTCACTGCATTTTACACTTTGCTGCTTTGAAAGCTGTGGGTGAATCTTGTGAGAAACCTTTAGAGTACTATAAAACGAATGTTTGTGGaacattgaatttattaaaagttatgAGAGAATATAATGTAACACGCTTCATTTATTCAAGTAGTGCTACAGTTTATGGTACCCCAGAAAAACTTCCTTTAgctgaaaatatgaaaactggTCAATGTACAAATCCTTATGGAAAGACAAAATACATGGTTGAAGAAATCTTAAAAGATTTATGCACTTCAGATGAG GCTTGGTCTGTTATATCATTAAGATATTTTAATCCAGTTGGGGCTCATCCTTCTGGGCTGATAGGTGAAGACCCTAATGGAATTCCAAATAATTTAATGCCATACATTGCTCAAGTATCTGTTGGAAAAAGAGaagtattatatatttatggtAATGATTATGATACTCCTGATGGAACAG gtGTTCGTGACTATATTCATATTACAGATTTGGCAACTGGCCATGTAAAAGCAATGATTTACCAAAAGCTTAAAAATCCCACAGGATTTAAAGCAATTAATTTAGGTACTGGCAAAGGTTATTCTGTACTTGAAGTTGTGCAGGCCTTTGAAAAAGCTTCTGGACAAAAAATCCCATACAAAATAGTCAATCGTAGACCTGGAGATGTATCTGCTAGCTATGCAGATCCTAGTTTAGCCAATAAAGAATTAGGATGGCAAGCTACGAAAAATATAGATGACATGT GTCTAGATACATGGAAATGGCAACAGAATAATCCAAATGGTTATAaacgttattaa